The segment GGGGTCGTCGAGATGGACCGCGGTGGTCGAGGGGCGGCCGCGCAGGGCGTTGGAGACGGCGTGGAGCAGTGAGAAGCCGAGGACGACGTCGGGGGTGGTGCAGGAGGCGGTCGTACCCGCCGCGGCGGTGACCGCTCCCATGGCCGCGACCGGACCGGCGTCCGCTGCGGACGGCGGCGCGAGACCGAGCACCACCGGGAGCACCACCCCGAGCGGCAGCGCCCTCCGTACCCCCGGCCCCCCGGCCCGGGCCGCGACCGGACCGGCGGCCGGGGCCCGTCGCCGGACCACGGCCCGGGGGTGCCTGTCTGCCACGGCCGTCCGCGCGCGTATCTCGGGCATGCGGCGCATTCACTCATACGTTCCTGTGAACGACCGCCCGGCGTGCGCCTGTTGGGCAGGCCCGAGGAGGCCCGGCTGGATCGAACGAGACGACCTAGAGGTGCGTGGGCGCGAACATCCTCAGCAGTGCGGGCAGCACCACCACCGAGGGCCCCGGCTCCGCCAGTGCCTTCGCCAGATCGTCCGCCAGGGTCTCCGGCGCCGTACGGACCGCGGGGACGCCGAAGGACTCGGCGAGGGCCACGAAGTCGGGCCGGGCCAGTTCGGTGCCGGTCGCCTCGCCGAAGGTGTCCGTCATGTACTCGCGCAGGATCCCGTAGCCGCCGTCGTCGACGATCAGCCAGGTCACCGGCAGGCTGTACTGCCGGGCGGTGGCCAGCTCCGCGATCGAGTACATCGCGCCGCCGTCGCCGGAGACGGCGAGCACGGGCCGGGACGGATCCGCCGCCGCGGCGCCGAGCGCGGCCGGGAAGCCGTAGCCGAGGCCGCCCGCGCCCTGGGCGGAGTGCATGGTGTTGGGCCGGCGGGCGTCGAAGGCGGACCAGGCCCAGTAGGCGAGGATCGTCATGTCCCAGAAGCTGGGCGAGGCGTCGGGCAGCGCCTCCCGGACGGCCGCCAGCACCCGCTGCTCCAGCGTCCGGTCCTGGGCCTCGATCCGCTCCCGTACCTGTGCGAGCAGGGTCCCGACCCGCTCCGGCGCGGACTCGTCGGACCGCTCCGGCACGGTCTCCAGCAGGGCGGAGAGGGCCAGCCTGGCGTCCGCGTGGATACCGATGCCGGCGTGGTTGGACTCCAGCTTTCCGGCGTCCGCTTCGATCTGGATCACCCGGCCGCGCGGGGCGAAGGTGTGGTAGTTCGAGGAGAGTTCACCGAGGCCGGAGCCGACGACGAGAAGGACGTCGGCGTCCTCCAGGAAGTCGGTGGTGTGCCGGTCCTCCAGCCAGGACTGGAGCGAGAGGGGATGCTCCCAGGGGAAGGCGCCCTTGCCGCCGAAGGTGGTGACGACGGGCGCGTTGAGCCGTTCCGCGAGCGCCAGCAGCTTGCCCGAGGCGTCGGCGCGGACGACCCCGCCGCCCGCGATGATCGCCGGGCGTTCGGCGCCGGCCAGCAGATGGGCGGCGAGCGCGGTCAGCTCGGGTCGCGGAAGCACATCGTCCGGGGTGGCGTCCAGGGCGGTGACGACCGGCAGCAGGGTCTCGGCGAGCAGCACGTCCTGCGGGATCTCCACCCAGACCGGCCCGTGCGGGGCGGTCAGCGCGGACCGCCAGGCGTCGGCGATCGCGGACGGGATCTGGGAGGCCGTACGGGCGGTGTGCACCGATTTGACGATGCCCCGGAACGACGCCTGCTGGTCGCGGAGTTCGTGCAGATAGCCGTGGCGGCCGCCGCCGAGCCCGGCGGACGGCACCTGGCTGCCGATGGCGAGTACGGGCGCGGAGGCCGCGGCCGCCTCCTGGAGGGCGGCGAGCGACATCAGCGCGCCCGGCCCGGTGGAGAGCAGCAGCGGGGCGACCTCGCCGGTGATCCGTCCGTAGGCGTCGGCCGCGAAGCCCGCGTTGTTCTCGACGCGCAGTCCGATGTAGGAGAGCGACGAGCGGCGCAGTGCGTCGAACATGCCGAGGGCGTGCTGCCCGGGCAGTCCGAAGACGGTGGTGGCGCCCAGTCCCTGGAGGGTCTCGACGACGAGGTCGCCGCCGGTGCGGCCGGGCGGCGGATTGAGCGCCGCCTCGGTCTGCCGGGCGGTCGGCCGCAGTTCGAGATCGTGGTCGTGGGTCACAGCCCGGCCCCCGCGGTGTCCGTTCCGGCGTTCTTCGCGACGTTCTTCGCGGCGGCGATCTGCCGACTCATGATCGTGGTGAGTTCGTACGCGGTGTGGGAGGCGGCGACCGAGGTGATCTCGGCATGGTCGTAGGCGGGGGCCACCTCGACGACATCGGCGGAGACCAGATTGCAGGAGGAGAGTCCGCGGAGGATCTCCAGGAGCTCGCGGGAGGTCATTCCGCCCGCCTCGGGGGTACCGGTGCCGGGCGCGTGCGCCGGGTCGAGGCAGTCGATGTCGATGGAGATGTACAGCGGCCGGTCGCCGATCCGCTGCCGCAGCTGGTCGGCGACCTCGTCGGCGCCGCGCCGGTAGACATCGGCGGAGGTGACGATGCCGAAGCCCAGCTTCTCGTCGTCGGTGAGGTCCTGCTTGCCGTACAGAGGGCCGCGGATACCGACGTGGGAGAGGGCGGAGGTGTCGAGGATGCCCTCCTCCACGGCCCGCCGGAACGGTGTGCCGTGGGTGTACTCGGCGCCGAAGTACGTGTCCCAGGTGTCGAGGTGGGCGTCGAAGTGGAGCAGGGCCACGGGGCCGTGCCGCTTGGCGACCGAGCGCAGCAGCGGCAGGGCGATGGTGTGGTCGCCGCCGAGGGTCATCAGGCGGGCACCGGTGCCCAGCAGCTCGTCGGCCGCGGCCTCGATGGTCTCCACGGCCTCGTTGATGTTGAACGGGTTGGCCGCGATATCGCCCGCGTCGGCGACCTGGGCGAGCGCGAAGGGCGAGGCGTCCTGTGCCGGGTTGTACGGGCGCAG is part of the Streptomyces qinzhouensis genome and harbors:
- the speB gene encoding agmatinase, with amino-acid sequence MSTAPNSGGTGGTGGTGGTGTGTGIGGDGQPRGPVDSSRIPRYAGPATFARLPRLDEVGRADVAVVGVPFDAGVSYRPGARFGGNAIREASRLLRPYNPAQDASPFALAQVADAGDIAANPFNINEAVETIEAAADELLGTGARLMTLGGDHTIALPLLRSVAKRHGPVALLHFDAHLDTWDTYFGAEYTHGTPFRRAVEEGILDTSALSHVGIRGPLYGKQDLTDDEKLGFGIVTSADVYRRGADEVADQLRQRIGDRPLYISIDIDCLDPAHAPGTGTPEAGGMTSRELLEILRGLSSCNLVSADVVEVAPAYDHAEITSVAASHTAYELTTIMSRQIAAAKNVAKNAGTDTAGAGL
- a CDS encoding thiamine pyrophosphate-binding protein; this encodes MTHDHDLELRPTARQTEAALNPPPGRTGGDLVVETLQGLGATTVFGLPGQHALGMFDALRRSSLSYIGLRVENNAGFAADAYGRITGEVAPLLLSTGPGALMSLAALQEAAAASAPVLAIGSQVPSAGLGGGRHGYLHELRDQQASFRGIVKSVHTARTASQIPSAIADAWRSALTAPHGPVWVEIPQDVLLAETLLPVVTALDATPDDVLPRPELTALAAHLLAGAERPAIIAGGGVVRADASGKLLALAERLNAPVVTTFGGKGAFPWEHPLSLQSWLEDRHTTDFLEDADVLLVVGSGLGELSSNYHTFAPRGRVIQIEADAGKLESNHAGIGIHADARLALSALLETVPERSDESAPERVGTLLAQVRERIEAQDRTLEQRVLAAVREALPDASPSFWDMTILAYWAWSAFDARRPNTMHSAQGAGGLGYGFPAALGAAAADPSRPVLAVSGDGGAMYSIAELATARQYSLPVTWLIVDDGGYGILREYMTDTFGEATGTELARPDFVALAESFGVPAVRTAPETLADDLAKALAEPGPSVVVLPALLRMFAPTHL